One window of the Eucalyptus grandis isolate ANBG69807.140 chromosome 8, ASM1654582v1, whole genome shotgun sequence genome contains the following:
- the LOC104414506 gene encoding LOW QUALITY PROTEIN: phosphoenolpyruvate carboxylase kinase 2 (The sequence of the model RefSeq protein was modified relative to this genomic sequence to represent the inferred CDS: deleted 2 bases in 1 codon) gives MTEALKRDYRICEEIGRGRFGVVRRCEPLEPSAAPSSAAPSLAVKSIDKSAVSGDDLDSHCLLTEPKVMSLLSPHPNLLRIHNAYEDSSHLHLVLDLCDSPDLHRAVASSGPLPEPEAARILAQLMRAVAHCHRHGVVHRDIKPENILFDSRGRLRLADFGSAEVIGGGEQAAAEGVVGTPHYVAPEVVAGREYGEKVDVWSAGVVLYVMLAGFPPFRGESAVEIFGAVLRANLRFPPRVFRSVSAAAKDLLRMMLCRDASRRLSADQVLTPFCRDPPSISDLLKHPIRASMGDQL, from the exons atgACCGAAGCGCTGAAGCGAGACTACCGAATCTGCGAGGAGATCGGGCGCGGCCGCTTCGGCGTCGTCCGCCGCTGCGAGCCGCTCGAGCCCTCCGCCGCGCCCTCATCCGCCGCCCCCTCCCTCGCCGTCAAGTCCATCGACAAGTCCGCCGTCTCCGGCGACGACCTCGACTCCCACTGCCTCCTCACGGAGCCCAAGGTGATGTCCCTCCTCTCCCCGCACCCGAACCTCCTCCGCATCCACAACGCCTACGAGGACTCCTCCCACCTCCACCTCGTCCTCGACCTCTGCGACTCCCCCGACCTCCACCGCGCCGTCGCCTCCTCCGGCCCCCTCCCGGAGCCCGAGGCCGCCCGGATCCTCGCCCAGCTGATGCGTGCCGTCGCCCACTGCCACCGCCACGGCGTCGTCCACCGGGACATCAAGCCCGAGAACATACTCTTCGACTCCCGGGGGCGGCTGAGGCTCGCGGACTTCGGCTCCGCGGAGGTGATCGGGGGAGGGGAGCAGGCGGCG GCTGAGGGGGTGGTGGGGACGCCGCACTACGTGGCGCCGGAGGTGGTGGCGGGGAGGGAGTACGGGGAGAAGGTGGACGTGTGGAGCGCCGGGGTGGTGCTGTACGTGATGCTCGCGGGGTTCCCGCCGTTCCGCGGGGAGAGCGCGGTGGAGATATTCGGGGCGGTGCTAAGGGCGAACCTGAGGTTCCCGCCGCGGGTCTTCCGGTCGGTGTCGGCGGCGGCGAAGGATCTGCTCAGGATGATGCTGTGCAGGGACGCTTCCCGGAGGCTCTCTGCCGATCAAGTCCTCA CTCCTTTTTGCAGAGATCCGCCTTCAATTAGTGATCTCTTAAAGCATCCGATCCG AGCATCCATGGGTGACCAGCTATGA